The sequence below is a genomic window from bacterium.
TCGCGAGCCGCCTCGACTCCGTTCAGAGTAGCGTTCGGAATCTGAACCGCGCGCTGCGTCCTGCCTCAGGTCTTAATTCATCAAATATCGACGAGACCTGGGACCGCGCGCACGGGGAGTACGCTGCGGCCGTCGAATCTCTCGCGTCCGACTCGTCTTTCTTTCCGGCAATCTCGGAAACGGTCGGTGAGATGAACGACCATGTGGTCGCCATGTCCGATCTCTATCCCGAGGCGGCGGCCTTCCGCTTGGGAGATGCTTCTGAGCGAGAATCGGAGGAGAATTTCCTGCTGGAAAGCGCACTGGCGCTCGATCGCGTGAACGACGCTACCAGTGAGGTCCGTCATCAGATGGGGCTTCTGTCGGTCAGTCTCGATCGGCGTTGGAGTCGACTGCGCACCATCGTCATCGTCTCATGTCTTCTGGCGCTTTGCCTGGGCATTATGCTGCTGATTCACCAGCGGGATCTCGATCGACGCATGCGAGTGGAGCACGATCTGCGAAGCGCGCTCGATTTCAGCGAGGAAATTGAACGGCTCGGGCACGCCATCAACGGCAACACCGAGATTGAGAAGATTCTGGATCACGTTTGCCAGGCCGTGCTGCGGCACTGCGGCATTCCCCACGCTTCGATCATCTACCGTTCGCCGTCTACACACCAACTTACAGAAAGCGTGACGACCGTTCCAGAGCAGCAGGCCGCCGGCGTGACTGTCCACAAGGAAGTGCGAAGCGAAGGCGGGCGCACGCAGCACATTCTGAAGAATCGCGAACGCATCGTGATGGAAGACATTGCGAACGATCCGTTCGAGCAGACCGATCATCTCTCGAATCGATTTGGCATGCGCTCCTACGTTGGGATGCCGGTCGAAGCAGGCGGCGAAGTGCTTGGCGTCATGTACGCCATGTCGCGGGAACCGAGGTCGTATGACAGCCGTGTGCTGCGGCGACTCGAGCAACTGGCGACGCAGGCCGGTGCCGCGTTGAGCAACGCACATCTCTTCTGGGAAGCGAAGCAGCAGAACCTGAATCTCGAAGAAACCGTTCGGCAGAGGACGCAAGACCTGGAGCAGGCGAACGTCGACTTGCGCAATGAGATTACCGAGCGAACGCGCACTGAGCAGGAACTGGAGTCGTCGCTCTCGATCCTGCGTGGTACCCTGGAATCCACTGCCGACGGCATCATGGTCGCCGATAAGAACGGCGATGTCGTGACGTTCAATCGGAAATTCCTGGATATGTGGCAACTCCCCCGCGACCTGGTAGAAGAGGGCGGTCACTTGAAGGGAATGGAGATTGCCAAGGATCGATTGGCCGATCCCGAGGGGTTCATAAAGCGCGTTCAGGAATTGTACGAGAATCCCGAGAAGGAAGCGTGGGATACGCTGACCTTCGCGGACGGGCGGATCATCGAGCGCTACTCGCTGCCGCAACGCAGCGGAGGCCAGATTGTCGGGCGCGTGTGGAGCTTCCGCGATATCACGCAGCGCCGCCGGGCCGAGGAGCGTTTGGCCTTCCTGGCCTATCACGATGCGCTGACGGAGCTTCCGAACAAGGCGGCGTTCGTCGAGCGCCTCGAAAAGGCGGTGCGCTCTGTGCGCGCCGGCGAGGAAGCGGATTTTGCCGTCCTGTTCCTCGATCTCGATCGCTTCAAGCTGATCAACGACGCGATGGGGCACATCACAGGCGACAAGTACCTGATCGCGGTTTCGCGCCGGTTGGAACGTTGCGTTCGCCCAGGGATCGATATCGTGGCGCGCTTCGGCGGGGATGAGTACACGTTCTTCCTCGACGGCGTTCGCGATTCGATCCAGGCCGGACAACGGGCGGATGAAGTGCTCGAGATTCTCTCCGAGCCGCTCGACCTGGAAGGTCACGAAGTCTATCCCACGGCGTGCATTGGGATTGCATTGGCAACGATGGGTCACAATACGGCCGAAGATATTCTGCGCGATGCGGACACGGCAATGTATCGCGCGAAGGCGCTCGGGAAAAACCGTTACGCGATCTTCGATCGTCAGATGCACGATCACCTGCTCCAGATGTTGGCAGTCGAAACCGAATTGCGGCGCGCCATCAGTGGCGGCGAGTTGCGGACTCACTACCAGCCGATCGTCGATCTTGAGGAACGACGCGTTGCCGGCTTCGAAGCGTTGGTGCGTTGGGAGCATCCCGAGCGCGGCGTGATTGCACCGACGGATTTCATTCCAATGGCCGAGGAATCCGGGCTCGTGATCGAAATCGGCGAGTGGATGCTCTCCCAGGCCAGTCGCCATCTGGCGCACTGGCACAGCGGCCGAAACGGAAAACCGCTGCCGTACGTGACCGTGAATATTTCCGGGATTCATTTCATGCAGCGGGACTTGCTCGACGTGATCGAGCGTTCGCTTGAAGAAAGCCGCATCCCGCCGAACTTCCTTCGTATCGAGTTGACGGAGAGCGTCTTCATGGAAAGTGCCGAGTGGACGAGCGACATGATCGGGCGCCTGAAGGCGATGGATCTGAAGATCCTGATCGATGACTTCGGCACGGGCTACTCATCGTTGAACTATTTGTATCGCTTCCCAATCGATGCGTTGAAGATCGATCGCAGTTTTGTCAGCAGCCTCGGGCGCGACAACGATGCGTACGAGATTGTTCTCGCGATCGCGACGCTGGCGAGAGCGCTCGGTATGGATGTGATTGCAGAAGGTGTCGAGACGCCGGAGCAGATGAACATCATCCGCGAACTGGGCATTCGTTACGTGCAGGGATTCCTGATTTCGCGTGCCGTCCCGATGGATGAAGCCGAAGCGCTCCTCGACAACTTGCCGGCGTTGTACTGACGTTACGAGCCGGAGGCCGGCACCTCTTCTTCCAACGGCGGGAGTTCCTGACGTTTCGCGACCGCGAGCCCGCCCTTCGGATCGATGCGATAGATGCGCACCATGTCGTCCATATAGATCAGAACCGGCGCATCGATGGACTTCTGATACATCCAGACTTCCGGCGTTTCGAGGGCGCGCAGGACTTCCCGGCGAAGTCGTGGATCGTGGCGCAGCAGTGCTTCGTGAACCACGATGTACCGCACATTGAGTCGTCTGAGCGATGGGCCGATGTGCAGCGGCGACCAGTCATGTACCCATTTCATCTTCACAAGCGACACGCCGGGGAAGTACGTTGCGACTTCGATCAGCTTGAGATTCTGCATCGACATGCGCGAGTCCCAACCCCAGAGCACGCCCTTCTGGTGCTGGGTCCCGTAGTACATCGACCAGTGCTGGCCGCGGATGTATGGAATGTCCATGACGCCAAAGAGCCCGGGTTGTTTCGCAATCTGCTGGAGGGCGGGGATCTCGGCGGGATACATGAAGCGCTCCGGCCAGTTTCTGGGTGTGATCTCGATGCAGTGGGCCATGATTGCGAGCATCGCCAGGAGGGCGCGCTCCCAGCGGCGTTTCAGAAGTCGGCAGGCGAACAGGATTCCGTAGCCGGAAAGGAATGAGGTCGCGAGTTGCCCCGTGATGGCAAAGCGGCGGATCTCGCGCATGGCGCCGAAGATCGGCAACTTCATGAAGGCCATGAACGGTCCGGGAATGAATGCATGATCGGGCCGAGGATCCGTCCAGGACATTAGCGGTCCCATGGCAAGCAGATGCGCCGTGATTGCCAGCGCCAGAAGGAAGCGCGTTTCCGGTCGTTTTGTACACAGCCCGAGAAGAGACAGGATCAGCGCGACCCATCCGATGTACGATGCGTACCGGAATCGCAGCTCCGGCGGCGGCTCCTCGTCATTCGGTTCGTAAGCCGGTTGGGACTCGCGATATTCCTTTGCGAGTTCCTTTGTCAGATTGCCGACATAGGGATTGAACGTTGGCGGTAGGATCATTTCGGACAGGGTCGCGCTGCCGTATGGAGCATGTTCGACGAGGTTGCCTTGGCCCGAGATCAGATCGCCTTTGAATGCGTTGTAGTTCTCGGCCAGTAGAGGGCCGGTCAGTAGTGCGGCGATGGCAGCGGCGGCAAAGACCTGGCCGATGGGGCGCCACTTGCGCGCAATGGCCCGGTCGCACAGGAAGACGAAGCTGATCGTTCCGACGTGTGCCAGATTCTGGACGGACAGCCAGGTCGAGAAGCCGGCAGCCAGCCCGGCGAACAGCGTCCATCCCCAGGCGCGGCGACGGTCTTCTTCGCCGCGAAGTCGAAGGATCGCGAAGAGGAAAAGGACGTTGCCTTCCATAGCCGACAGCCAGGGGACGGCGTGCAACTCGGCGTATCCGCCGCTCCATCCGGCCATCCAGCCGAGGACGACGGCCGGAGCGAAGCGCTTGTCGAAGAGCCGACGCCCGACGAAGAATCCAAAAAGTCCCACCGTCACGGGCGTTGAGAGGACGATCAGGTTGTTCGCGAACCAGGGCTTCGCGCCGCCGCCCAGAAGCGCCGCCAGCATTTCCTTCAGCAGGCCGTTAGACATGTGGGCGAGGGGCATCCCAAAGGGGTAGAGCAGGCGAGGGAAGAACCAGATGGAATCGGCCCGGCCGGCCAGGACCTCTCCGAACCACCAGATGCGGTAGGCGGCGTAGGAGCCTTCCATCGGGACAAGGTTGTGAGCCAGGAAACCGGTGGCCTGGGGCAGGAAAAACAGGACCAGGACGGAGTAGATCACCGCGACCGCCGGGTACTGAAACCAGGCGCGATCGTACCAGCGGAGTTTGGACACCGTCTCATCCATAGGCTAGTCGATTCAGCCCGCGGGCGTGCGGGTGTCAAGCCCCCCAACCGGCAATTGACCCCCGGGACGGGTCGTGCATAGGATTTGCTCAACAATGGGCAGCCCCCTCTCAGGGGCATGCGGGACTGCTCCTAGCGCGCCTGAGACCCAGGCCTGGAGCACTGAAGAGAGGATACTTATGTCGGATTTTCGATCCATCCCGGAGGTCTTGGAGACCCTGAAGGCCGGGCGGATGGTGATCATAGTAGATGACGAGAATCGCGAGAACGAAGGCGACTTCGCGGTCGCGGCGGAGTTCGTGACTCCGGAAGTCATCAATTTCATGGCGAAGCACGGCCGCGGGTTGATCTGCGTGGCGGCTCCTTCGGAGCGCCTGGAGGAGCTTGATCTGCCTCCGATGGTACCGCGGAACACCTCGAGCATGCGGACGAACTTCACGATCTCCGTCGATGCGACAGACGCCGGCACCGGGATCAGCGCCGCCGATCGGGCGAAGACGGTTCGCGTGTTCACGAATCCTGACGCTCGGCCCCAGGATCTGCTTCGCCCCGGGCACATTTTCCCGCTGGGCGCGCGCGATGGCGGAGTGCTGGTTCGCGCCGGACACACGGAAGCCATCGTGGACCTGTGCCGACTGGCGGGGGTCTCGCCGATCGGTGTGATCTGCGAGATCATGAACGACGACGGGACGATGGCGCGCCTGCCGAATCTGCGCGAGATCGCTCACAAGTATGACATTCCCCTCGTTGCGATCCGTGATCTGATTTCGTATCGTTCGCAAAACGAGACACTGGTTAATCGCGTCGTGACGACCCAGATTCCGAATCCGTACGGGCTCTGGAACGTGCACATGTACGAGAATCTGCTGAACGGCGAGGAGCACATCGTTCTCGAGCTGGGCGAGCCGGCCAAGCAGGAGAGCGCCCTGATCCGCGTGCACAGCAAGTGCTTCACGGGCGACACGCTGTTCTCGTATCGGTGTGACTGCGGCCCGCAGCTCGAGGCTGCCATGGCGCGCATTGCCGACGAAGGCCACGGCGTGATCATTTACATGGATCAGGAAGGCCGCGGGATCGGCTTGCGTCACAAACTGATGGCTTACAATCTGCAGCAAAAGGGCCTGGATACCGTTGATGCGAACCTGCACCTGGGCTTCAAGCCGGACATGCGGGAGTACGGTATTGGCGCGCAGATTCTGCGCGACCTGGGCCTGGAACGCATTCGCATCATGACGAATAACCCGACGAAGATCGTCGGCATCAATGGGTTTGGCCTGGAGGTTGTCGGGCGCGTTCCGCTGACCGTCGGCCATCATCGTTTCAACGAGGAATACATGCGGACGAAGAAGGAGCGGATGGGGCACATGCTTGACCTCAGCCTCGATACCTGTTCCAACACGATTCCGGACCCGATGCGCGAGATCGAGCAGGGCGAGAAGTTCAGCTCTGAGGACGCGCCGCATCCTGAGACTTCGAATCCTCAATAATCAAAGGAACCAGTCATGCCCAAAGAACTGCACGGCGATCTGAATGCCACGGGAATGCGCTTCGCGCTCGTGGTCAGCCGCTTCAACTCACTGGTGACGGATGAATTGCTGAAAGGCGCGATGGATTCGCTGACTCGTCATGGGGCGAATCCGGACGACCAGCTTGTCGTCTGGGCCCCGGGCGGATGGGAACTTCCCCTGACGGTGCGCACCGTGCTTGCCAATCAGGAAGGCCTCGACGGCGTGATCGTTCTCGGTTGCGTAATGAAGGGCGCGACGACTCACAATGAGTATATCGCCGCGGAAGTTGCGAAGGGCCTTGCCCAGGTTGGGCTCGAATCGAAGTTGCCTGTGACGTTTGGCGTGCTGACGCCGAACTCGCTGGAGCAGGCGCTGGAACGCTCCGGCCTGAAGATGGGCAACAAGGGTTCGGAAGCCGCCGACGCCGCGATTGAGATGGTCAGCCTGATTCGCAAGATGGCTTAGGATTCACTTCAACCCACATATTCACAAGTTTGACAGAATGCCAACTCCGTCCCTACTTTATGGTAGGGACGGAATGTGTTTCATGCACTTCTTGCAATGCTCCGGATGGTTTCGCCGATTTTGCCGCTTTAACCTTGCGGGAGGGGTGGTTTCTGTCTTAAGAACTACAGACAGAGCGACAGAAACAACGAAACTTCCCACGCGGCCTCTGACCTTTCGAGCATGGTGCGCGCGTAGAGCCATTGGCCGTGGCAATTTTCTCAGGGTGAATGCATGAGAATACCAAAAATCTTTGGTAGGCTCGGGATGCTATTGCTTCTCGGGCTTGCTTGTCATTCTGGGGCGCGTGCTCAGGACATGATCCGAGTCCTCGACGCCCTCACAGTGGATCAATCGGTCTTTCCCGACTTCACGGGCTACAATCAGCTGTTGATGGTCTCGTCGATCGATAGCGATAAGCCGAAGGCGTTGCCGGATCAGATTGAGATCAGCACGGAAATCTGGAATCTGGCCGCCACGAAGATGCTTCATCAGGATCTGCGTGTTTACGATACGAGCGCGCTGACGACCGATACGCTGTTCCTGACGCGATTGGAACTGAGTCCGGGAACGTGCCTCACTGCCGGTAGCTACCTGATGCGTGTGCATTGGGATCCGAATAATGTGTTGGGAGACGACACACCGGCGAACAACGCAGCATTCACAGCAGCACTGACCGTTCAGGTCTATGGCGACAGAATGCTGTTTGGCCCGATCGAAGTCGATATCACCGATGTCGCGTCCTACAACAGGACGACTGGGGAGTTCAGCGGCACGATCGCGTGGGGAAACATCAAGGACATCCCGACTGGCACGATTGTGATCTCGCCCGTCGGAGCACCGGACTGTGAAGCCAGCGTGGTTTCCGGCACAGTGCCTATCTCGTTGCCTCAGCCGTACAAACCGATCGCTGGGGATTGGGAGTACTTCTCCTCGAATGTTACTCTCGATTCCACGGGATGCGAGGGCGACTTCCAACTGCCGCTTCCGGCTGGAGTGTGGTACAAGACCACCTATGGGTTCCCGCTGTTCCTGGAGGAGCCGCTCGATCTTGGTACAGCGCGGCTGGATCAGAATCGCGTCATTGTTGGCAGTTTCGGTTTCTTTCCCGGCGAAATGGAAGTCGTGAAGATGGCGAACGAGCCGTTCTGGATTCGTTTCACCGAAGCGCGATGGGAGGACGCATCTGGTTTTGTGCTTCTTGACGCCGAACCAATCTACATTCACCAGGATGAATTCGATTATTCCGGTGACACCAGGGCGTCCAATGACGGTTTCCTGTACAATACATCCTCGATTCCGACCGGCAAAGCGTACATTAATCCGGATGGAGTGGAGGTCGCTCTGGAATCGACTGCACCTTCTACGTTCAGAATGGGTTTCCCGTTTGGTTGGGAACTTCAGGATGTCACGTGGTATCTGGCGTATGGAGCGAATAGACTGCAGGGTGGCCACGAGAATGTCGCCAAGCTGACGGTGACGCACAACACCGGGTCTTGCGATGGGGGAGCAGCAACCAACACCATCGTGTACAGTGGGCAGGACTTCGAGTTGGGCCTGGACGGGGCGATGCTGAAGAATGCAGTGCTGACTGGATCGGATCAGCAATTCGGCTTCGAGACCTTCAAGATCGGCCCAGTTACAGCGCCCGGCATGCTGTTCTTCCCTGGTTGGGTGGCAATGGGCGACAAGGATGTGAAGCAGATCCTTTCGCCGGCGGAGTACCTGCTGCAGGGGCGTTTGGACCTGGAACTCGATCCGGCGACGGTCGTTCTTCCCGGCGAACAAAAATATGCGATCGGTGAAGGTTACTACGCCGGCTTGACGCTGGAGCGCCCGGATCTGACCGGCGTTGAATTCTCAATGCTCCTGGCGTGCGCGGA
It includes:
- the ribH gene encoding 6,7-dimethyl-8-ribityllumazine synthase — translated: MPKELHGDLNATGMRFALVVSRFNSLVTDELLKGAMDSLTRHGANPDDQLVVWAPGGWELPLTVRTVLANQEGLDGVIVLGCVMKGATTHNEYIAAEVAKGLAQVGLESKLPVTFGVLTPNSLEQALERSGLKMGNKGSEAADAAIEMVSLIRKMA
- a CDS encoding bifunctional 3,4-dihydroxy-2-butanone-4-phosphate synthase/GTP cyclohydrolase II, which translates into the protein MSDFRSIPEVLETLKAGRMVIIVDDENRENEGDFAVAAEFVTPEVINFMAKHGRGLICVAAPSERLEELDLPPMVPRNTSSMRTNFTISVDATDAGTGISAADRAKTVRVFTNPDARPQDLLRPGHIFPLGARDGGVLVRAGHTEAIVDLCRLAGVSPIGVICEIMNDDGTMARLPNLREIAHKYDIPLVAIRDLISYRSQNETLVNRVVTTQIPNPYGLWNVHMYENLLNGEEHIVLELGEPAKQESALIRVHSKCFTGDTLFSYRCDCGPQLEAAMARIADEGHGVIIYMDQEGRGIGLRHKLMAYNLQQKGLDTVDANLHLGFKPDMREYGIGAQILRDLGLERIRIMTNNPTKIVGINGFGLEVVGRVPLTVGHHRFNEEYMRTKKERMGHMLDLSLDTCSNTIPDPMREIEQGEKFSSEDAPHPETSNPQ
- a CDS encoding EAL domain-containing protein, with amino-acid sequence MALVFVGWGAALLRGAQREKAQVAEGALLASRLDSVQSSVRNLNRALRPASGLNSSNIDETWDRAHGEYAAAVESLASDSSFFPAISETVGEMNDHVVAMSDLYPEAAAFRLGDASERESEENFLLESALALDRVNDATSEVRHQMGLLSVSLDRRWSRLRTIVIVSCLLALCLGIMLLIHQRDLDRRMRVEHDLRSALDFSEEIERLGHAINGNTEIEKILDHVCQAVLRHCGIPHASIIYRSPSTHQLTESVTTVPEQQAAGVTVHKEVRSEGGRTQHILKNRERIVMEDIANDPFEQTDHLSNRFGMRSYVGMPVEAGGEVLGVMYAMSREPRSYDSRVLRRLEQLATQAGAALSNAHLFWEAKQQNLNLEETVRQRTQDLEQANVDLRNEITERTRTEQELESSLSILRGTLESTADGIMVADKNGDVVTFNRKFLDMWQLPRDLVEEGGHLKGMEIAKDRLADPEGFIKRVQELYENPEKEAWDTLTFADGRIIERYSLPQRSGGQIVGRVWSFRDITQRRRAEERLAFLAYHDALTELPNKAAFVERLEKAVRSVRAGEEADFAVLFLDLDRFKLINDAMGHITGDKYLIAVSRRLERCVRPGIDIVARFGGDEYTFFLDGVRDSIQAGQRADEVLEILSEPLDLEGHEVYPTACIGIALATMGHNTAEDILRDADTAMYRAKALGKNRYAIFDRQMHDHLLQMLAVETELRRAISGGELRTHYQPIVDLEERRVAGFEALVRWEHPERGVIAPTDFIPMAEESGLVIEIGEWMLSQASRHLAHWHSGRNGKPLPYVTVNISGIHFMQRDLLDVIERSLEESRIPPNFLRIELTESVFMESAEWTSDMIGRLKAMDLKILIDDFGTGYSSLNYLYRFPIDALKIDRSFVSSLGRDNDAYEIVLAIATLARALGMDVIAEGVETPEQMNIIRELGIRYVQGFLISRAVPMDEAEALLDNLPALY